In the Quercus lobata isolate SW786 chromosome 5, ValleyOak3.0 Primary Assembly, whole genome shotgun sequence genome, one interval contains:
- the LOC115988710 gene encoding receptor-like protein EIX1 isoform X2 translates to MMINYNHTVFVFLLLSLGIFKLGSCSENNVTVKCIKSEREALVRFKEGVSVNGIPGKLSSWVGEDCCQWKGVECNNGSGHVTKLNLSNPAGRPRHFDYYEGYQYYSGNPNRAVCVYCRADLPVRGAYDRRSKYARLLGDVNSSFSEDVNASLSGEITRYLGNLSSLTHLDLGGNYNLSTKNLDWVSSLSSLKYLYMGGVKINHTKADWLYGITMLPSLLELSLYSCELKHLPSSLTFLNLTSLRVLDLSYNPFNTSIPQWLFNLTNLTSLDLTHSNQIGKILGSFGRLGSLKYLYLGVNNFSGSIPASIGNLSSLKELDLSYNKMNGTIPESFGQLSKLVKLFLLENSWDGVITEAQLMNLRSLEEFMLTTNNKSQPLVFDVKYDWRPPFNLKILHLESCLIGPKFPVWLHVQSNLTYVTLSNVGVGTIPEEWFSMISSNLTHLDLSNNHIEGNLPHQLVFPNVTKLFLQSNLFSGPIPSNISDLMPSLQYLDLSENRLYGKIPLSISKIKHLNILVLRRNNLSGELPHQWNESQKGLRVVDISYNNICGKIPSSMGFLGNLSILVLSNNNLSGEIPSSLQNCSIVSMDFGGNHLSGILPSWIDLDIFMLRLRSNLFSGTIPPKWCNLHKLRILDLAQNNLFGGIPDCLNNFTAMVDHNIVGTEPIENYTEKASIMRKGREMEYDRTLHLVTCIDLSGNNLTGGVPFEITSLTGLDTLNLSMNHLSGNIPENIGNLSLLETLDFSNNKLFGPIPESMSSLTFLVKLNLSFNNLTGRIPSGNQLQTINDATMYKGNPLLCGSPLLTKCPGDETFDDPTITSAEDKQNGDDYERIWFYASIGLGFVVGFWSVCGTILLKKSWRHRYFRFCDDIKDRIALLIALKVVHLKRKFGLEKS, encoded by the exons TcatactgtttttgtatttcttcttttgtccTTGGGGATATTCAAACTGGGTTCATGCTCTGAAAATAATGTGACAGTGAAATGCATCAAAAGTGAAAGAGAAGCACTTGTCAGATTCAAGGAAGGCGTAAGCGTAAATGGTATTCCAGGTAAGCTTTCTTCATGGGTCGGTGAAGATTGCTGCCAATGGAAAGGCGTAGAGTGCAACAACGGATCGGGTCATGTTACCAAGCTCAATCTTAGCAACCCAGCTGGACGCCCCAGGCACTTTGATTATTATGAAGGATATCAATATTATTCTGGGAATCCGAACCGCGCCGTGTGTGTATATTGCAGGGCTGATCTTCCTGTCCGTGGTGCTTATGATAGGAGGTCTAAGTATGCACGGTTGCTCG GGGATGTTAATTCATCTTTTTCAGAGGATGTCAATGCATCTCTTTCAGGGGAGATTACTCGTTATCTCGGCAATCTGTCGAGCCTGACGCATCTTGACCTTGGAGGAAACTATAATTTGTCTACCAAAAACTTGGATTGGGTCTCAAGTCTCTCTTCTTTGAAGTACCTGTATATGGGGGGAGTGAAGATCAATCATACCAAAGCAGATTGGCTTTATGGAATTACCATGCTTCCTTCCCTTTTGGAGTTAAGTTTATATTCATGTGAGCTTAAACACCTTCCATCTTCCCTTACTTTCCTTAATTTGACCTCTCTTCGTGTCCTTGATTTATCATACAACCCATTTAACACCTCCATACCTCAGTGGCTGTTTAATCTTACGAACCTCACAAGTCTTGATTTGACTCATAGCAATCAAATTGGAAAAATCCTTGGTTCATTTGGGAGACTTGGAAGCTTGAAATACCTCTATCTCGGTGTTAACAATTTTTCTGGTTCAATTCCAGCTTCTATTGGCAATTTGTCATCCTTGAAGGAGTTGGACCTCTCATATAATAAGATGAATGGAACCATTCCAGAAAGTTTTGGGCAACTCTCAAAGCTAGTCAAGTTGTTTCTACTAGAAAATTCTTGGGATGGTGTCATAACCGAAGCCCAATTGATGAATCTCAGAAGCCTAGAAGAGTTTATGCTAACAACTAATAATAAAAGTCAACCTCTAGTTTTCGATGTGAAATACGATTGGCGTCCTCCTTTCAATCTCAAAATTCTTCATCTAGAAAGCTGTCTCATTGGCCCCAAATTTCCTGTATGGCTTCATGTTCAAAGCAATCTCACATATGTCACCCTAAGTAATGTTGGAGTAGGCACTATACCTGAGGAATGGTTTTCTATGATATCTTCTAACCTCACCCACTTGGATCTATCCAACAATCACATAGAAGGGAACTTGCCACACCAATTAGTATTTCCAAATGTGACTAAGCTATTTTTGCAAAGCAATTTGTTTTCAGGCCCTATCCCATCAAATATTAGTGATCTAATGCCAAGCTTGCAATATTTAGATCTTTCAGAGAATCGCCTCTATGGCAAAATTCCTCTGTccatatcaaaaataaaacatcTTAATATTCTTGTCCTCAGGAGAAACAATCTTTCAGGAGAGCTCCCTCATCAATGGAATGAGTCACAAAAGGGCTTGCGTGTTGTTGATATTTCATACAACAACATATGTGGAAAAATTCCAAGCTCAATGGGTTTCTTAGGAAACCTTTCTATATTAGTGTTGAGCAACAACAATCTCAGTGGAGAAATTCCTTCTTCCTTGCAAAATTGTTCTATTGTGAGCATGGATTTTGGGGGGAATCATCTCTCGGGGATTCTTCCGTCATGGATAGATTTAGACATCTTCATGCTACGCCTACGATCAAATCTATTCAGTGGAACCATCCCTCCAAAATGGTGCAATCTTCATAAACTTCGCATCCTAGATCTTGCACAAAATAATCTGTTTGGGGGCATTCCAGATTGTTTGAACAATTTTACTGCAATGGTTGATCACAACATCGTTGGGACTGAGCCTATTGAGAACTATACAGAGAAAGCGTCCATaatgagaaaaggaagagagatggaATATGATCGCACTCTCCATTTAGTTACCTGCATTGATCTCTCAGGGAATAATTTGACAGGAGGAGTTCCTTTTGAAATAACAAGCCTCACAGGATTGGATACACTAAACTTGTCAATGAATCATCTCTCTGGAAACATTCCCGAGAATATAGGAAACCTGTCTTTGTTAGAGACACTTGATTTCTCAAACAATAAACTTTTTGGACCTATTCCTGAAAGCATGTCTTCTTTGACTTTCTTAGTAAAGTTGAACCTATCTTTTAACAACTTGACAGGAAGAATCCCATCTGGTAATCAACTTCAAACAATAAATGATGCAACCATGTACAAGGGAAACCCTTTGTTGTGTGGGTCTCCTCTTCTGACCAAGTGCCCTGGAGATGAAACATTTGATGACCCAACTATTACCAGTGCTGAAGACAAACAAAATGGAGATGATTATGAAAGGATATGGTTCTATGCTAGCATTGGACTCGGATTTGTTGTAGGATTTTGGAGTGTTTGTGGCACCATACTATTGAAAAAGTCATGGAGGCACCGTTATTTTCGTTTTTGTGATGACATCAAAGATAGGATAGCTTTGCTAATTGCATTGAAAGTAGTTCATTTGAAAAGGAAATTTGGACTCGAAAAAAGTTGA